A genomic stretch from Theobroma cacao cultivar B97-61/B2 chromosome 4, Criollo_cocoa_genome_V2, whole genome shotgun sequence includes:
- the LOC18602266 gene encoding uncharacterized protein LOC18602266 yields MLSVRRMVQTELCPLSTVASVSRQIAFTFCSLKMMNPAKETISSRAGCSSITADKPFGNESSGVKQGRSSQLSQQMLGGGAVEFSGALSLNDKQFQSGDENEFPPLTLKGRNSNNRRTRSDSGFEPRHKAVDSSEHKGIANSLSLQDKCSLPSHFGKKVVNIYVPKSVSGESKSKDVVGTKNTDFSEGLPKVERFDICLPTRRAFGIQKVLRPGMVLLKRYISLCEQINIVKTCQTLGVGPGGFYRPGYKDGAKLRLHMMCLGLNWDPQTRKYDKRHPIDDCEPPNIPCEFCLLVTRAIQDAHCLIKKNYIVGNVEDVLPSMSPDICIINFYTTNGRLGLHQDRDESRESLHKGLPVVSFSIGNSAEFLYGDQRDEDKAEKVVLDSGDVLIFGGESRMVFHGVPSIIPNTAPQALLAETGLRRGRLNLTFRQL; encoded by the exons ATGCTCTCTGTGCGCCGAATGGTTCAAACTGAACTTTGTCCTTTATCAACCGTCGCCAGTGTTTCCCGCCAAATTGCTTTTACATTTTGTTCGTTAAAGATGATGAATCCAGCCAAGGAAACTATTTCCAGCCGTGCTGGGTGTTCCTCA aTAACTGCTGACAAGCCGTTTGGCAATGAATCTTCTGGTGTTAAACAAGGGCGTAGCAGTCAATTGTCGCAACAAATGTTAGGTGGAGGAGCAGTGGAATTTTCTGGGGCATTAAGTTTAAATGATAAGCAATTTCAATCTGGGGATGAAAATGAATTTCCCCCACTCACTTTGAAAGGTAGGAACTCTAATAATAGGAGAACTAGGAGTGATTCAGGATTTGAGCCAAGGCACAAGGCTGTTGATTCATCTGAACACAAGGGAATTGCGAACTCTCTGAGCCTTCAGGATAAATGTTCTTTGCCTAGTCATTTTGGGAAGAAGGTTGTAAACATTTATGTCCCAAAATCTGTGTCTGGTGAAAGCAAATCCAAGGATGTAGTAGGTACCAAGAATACTGATTTCTCTGAGGGTTTGCCTAAGGTTGAAAGATTCGATATCTGCTTGCCTACAAGAAGAGCTTTTGGCATACAAAAAGTACTGAGGCCTGGAATGGTTTTGTTGAAACGTTATATCTCCCTCTGTGAACAG ATCAACATTGTCAAGACTTGTCAAACACTTGGTGTAGGGCCTGGGGGATTTTATAGGCCTGGCTACAAAGATGGAGCAAAACTTCGTCTACACATGATGTGTCTTGGTCTGAACTGGGATCCCCagacaagaaaatatgatAAGCGACATCCAATTGATGACTGTGAACCACCCAATATTCCATGTGAATTTTGTCTGCTGGTTACAAGAGCAATCCAAGATGCACATTGCCTgatcaagaaaaattatatagtAGGCAATGTAGAAGATGTACTACCTTCAATGTCTCCAGACATATGCATCATAAACTTCTATACAACAAATGGGCGACTTGGGCTCCATCAG GATCGAGATGAAAGCAGAGAAAGTCTCCATAAAGGATTACCTGTAGTCTCTTTCTCTATTGGTAATTCAGCTGAATTCCTTTATGGCGATCAGAGAGACGAGGACAAGGCAGAGAAAGTGGTATTGGATTCAGGAGATGTATTAATATTTGGTGGTGAGTCTCGAATGGTGTTTCATGGTGTGCCATCCATCATTCCAAACACGGCACCTCAGGCTCTTTTGGCAGAAACTGGGCTTCGTCGTGGTCGACTCAATCTTACCTTCAGACAACTTTGA
- the LOC18602264 gene encoding transcription factor SCREAM2 isoform X1 — MSSRDQKKAAVYQKLRQLRSVTNSSAVNKTSIIVDASRYIGELKEKVDKLNQEIGTSQISTSQNPLPMQVTVETLEKGFLINVFLEKNCPGLLVSILETFEELGLDVLDARVSCEDNFQLEAIGGENQGNAEGIDSQMVKQAVLQAIGKWSKTSEQD; from the exons ATGTCTTCTAGAGATCAAAAGAAAGCAGCTGTTTATCAGAAATTGCGGCAGCTTCGCTCTGTTACCAACTCCAGTGCT GTGAACAAGACCTCAATCATTGTAGATGCATCAAGATATATAGGGGAGTTGAAAGAAAAGGTGGACAAACTGAACCAAGAAATTGGAACTTCACAAATTTCAACTTCCCAGAATCCTCTGCCTATG CAGGTTACTGTGGAAACCCTAGAGAAAGGTTTCCTTATTAATGTGTTTTTGGAAAAAAACTGCCCCGGTTTGCTTGTTTCCATATTGGAAACCTTCGAAGAGCTTGGCCTCGACGTGCTCGATGCTAGGGTTTCTTGCGAAGACAATTTCCAACTAGAAGCGATTGGAGGAGAA AATCAAGGTAACGCTGAAGGCATCGATTCTCAGATGGTTAAGCAAGCAGTGCTGCAGGCTATCGGTAAATGGAGTAAAACTAGCGAGCAGGATTAA
- the LOC18602264 gene encoding uncharacterized protein LOC18602264 isoform X2 — MSSRDQKKAAVYQKLRQLRSVTNSSAVNKTSIIVDASRYIGELKEKVDKLNQEIGTSQISTSQNPLPMVTVETLEKGFLINVFLEKNCPGLLVSILETFEELGLDVLDARVSCEDNFQLEAIGGENQGNAEGIDSQMVKQAVLQAIGKWSKTSEQD, encoded by the exons ATGTCTTCTAGAGATCAAAAGAAAGCAGCTGTTTATCAGAAATTGCGGCAGCTTCGCTCTGTTACCAACTCCAGTGCT GTGAACAAGACCTCAATCATTGTAGATGCATCAAGATATATAGGGGAGTTGAAAGAAAAGGTGGACAAACTGAACCAAGAAATTGGAACTTCACAAATTTCAACTTCCCAGAATCCTCTGCCTATG GTTACTGTGGAAACCCTAGAGAAAGGTTTCCTTATTAATGTGTTTTTGGAAAAAAACTGCCCCGGTTTGCTTGTTTCCATATTGGAAACCTTCGAAGAGCTTGGCCTCGACGTGCTCGATGCTAGGGTTTCTTGCGAAGACAATTTCCAACTAGAAGCGATTGGAGGAGAA AATCAAGGTAACGCTGAAGGCATCGATTCTCAGATGGTTAAGCAAGCAGTGCTGCAGGCTATCGGTAAATGGAGTAAAACTAGCGAGCAGGATTAA
- the LOC18602265 gene encoding G-type lectin S-receptor-like serine/threonine-protein kinase SD2-5 isoform X1, producing MKLYLCSILILLVNYGSCDSAIHVGHRISLAVPSEYSAGFIGRAFLMDANQLEPNFRVALSAEAIKGKYSCSLEVFLGDVKVWNSGHYSQFYTSDVCVLELTEDGDLQLKGPKERVGWRTGTSGQGVERLQILRTGNLVLVDVLNQIKWQSFNFPTDVMLRGQRLEVATRLSSFPRNSTSYYTFEILHNKIALYLNSGKLKYSYWEFKPSKNRNITFVELGSKGLELFNDKHKKIAQIASWRIQPLRFLALGNKTGNLGLYFYSPNTEKFEASFQALNSTCDLPLACKPYGICTFSNACSCIRLLTKQNGMSSDCNEGTPRKFCGGAQVEMVELNGVSSVLRDAPRRVNVSKTACANLCLDDCKCVAALHSSEDGAENSQECFLYRLVVGIKQVERGTGLSYMVKVPKGIHDSHSKPSVKKWVLIVVGVVDGLIIVLVLGGLAYYLIQKRRKNLSGTENNT from the exons ATGAAGCTCTATCTGTGTAGTATTCTCATTCTATTGGTCAATTATGGAAGCTGTGATTCGGCCATTCATGTTGGCCATAGGATAAGCCTTGCAGTCCCATCGGAGTACAGTGCTGGATTCATTGGGAGAGCTTTCCTGATGGACGCTAACCAGCTGGAACCAAATTTTAGAGTGGCATTGAGTGCTGAAGCTATCAAGGGGAAATATTCATGCTCCTTGGAAGTTTTTCTAGGAGATGTGAAGGTATGGAATTCTGGCCATTACTCGCAGTTTTACACCTCTGATGTATGCGTGCTTGAGCTTACTGAAGATGGAGATTTACAGCTGAAGGGTCCGAAAGAGAGAGTGGGATGGCGAACCGGGACTTCTGGACAAGGTGTGGAG AGATTACAAATCCTGAGGACAGGTAATCTAGTCCTTGTCGATGTTTTGAACCAGATAAAATGGCAGAGTTTCAATTTTCCAACGGATGTAATGCTCCGGGGACAGAGACTAGAGGTAGCTACTCGGTTGAGTTCATTTCCCAGAAACTCAACTTCATACTACACTTTCGAAATCCTACACAACAAGATTGCTCTCTACCTGAATTCAGGTAAGTTGAAGTACTCTTACTGGGAATTTAAGCCTTCCAAGAACAGAAATATCACATTTGTTGAATTGGGTTCTAAAGGGTTAGAGTTATTCAatgataaacataaaaaaatcgCGCAGATTGCATCATGGAGAATTCAGCCCCTGAGGTTTTTAGCACTGGGAAATAAGACAGGGAATTTAGGACTCTATTTTTACTCACCTAACACCGAAAAGTTTGAAGCCTCATTTCAAGCCCTCAACTCCACCTGTGACCTTCCTCTAGCATGTAAACCTTATGGCATATGTACATTCTCCAATGCTTGTTCATGCATACGGCTTCTAACAAAGCAAAATGGCATGAGCTCTGATTGCAATGAGGGAACTCCAAGAAAGTTCTGTGGGGGAGCTCAGGTAGAGATGGTTGAATTGAATGGTGTCAGTAGTGTACTCAGAGATGCTCCCAGAAGGGTTAATGTTAGCAAGACAGCATGTGCAAATTTGTGCTTAGATGACTGTAAATGTGTTGCTGCATTACATTCCTCCGAAGACGGGGCAGAAAACTCCCAAGAATGCTTTCTTTACAGGCTGGTTGTAGGCATTAAACAGGTCGAAAGAGGGACGGGGTTGAGTTATATGGTTAAGGTTCCAAAAGGAATCCATGACAGTCATAGCAAACCTAGTGTGAAAAAATGGGTCTTAATTGTCGTGGGAGTGGTGGATGGTTTAATTATCGTACTGGTTCTGGGAGGGCTTGCCTActatttgattcaaaaaagaagaaagaacttATCAGGTACTGAAAATAATACTTGA
- the LOC18602265 gene encoding PAN domain-containing protein At5g03700 isoform X2: MKLYLCSILILLVNYGSCDSAIHVGHRISLAVPSEYSAGFIGRAFLMDANQLEPNFRVALSAEAIKGKYSCSLEVFLGDVKLKGPKERVGWRTGTSGQGVERLQILRTGNLVLVDVLNQIKWQSFNFPTDVMLRGQRLEVATRLSSFPRNSTSYYTFEILHNKIALYLNSGKLKYSYWEFKPSKNRNITFVELGSKGLELFNDKHKKIAQIASWRIQPLRFLALGNKTGNLGLYFYSPNTEKFEASFQALNSTCDLPLACKPYGICTFSNACSCIRLLTKQNGMSSDCNEGTPRKFCGGAQVEMVELNGVSSVLRDAPRRVNVSKTACANLCLDDCKCVAALHSSEDGAENSQECFLYRLVVGIKQVERGTGLSYMVKVPKGIHDSHSKPSVKKWVLIVVGVVDGLIIVLVLGGLAYYLIQKRRKNLSGTENNT; this comes from the exons ATGAAGCTCTATCTGTGTAGTATTCTCATTCTATTGGTCAATTATGGAAGCTGTGATTCGGCCATTCATGTTGGCCATAGGATAAGCCTTGCAGTCCCATCGGAGTACAGTGCTGGATTCATTGGGAGAGCTTTCCTGATGGACGCTAACCAGCTGGAACCAAATTTTAGAGTGGCATTGAGTGCTGAAGCTATCAAGGGGAAATATTCATGCTCCTTGGAAGTTTTTCTAGGAGATGTGAAG CTGAAGGGTCCGAAAGAGAGAGTGGGATGGCGAACCGGGACTTCTGGACAAGGTGTGGAG AGATTACAAATCCTGAGGACAGGTAATCTAGTCCTTGTCGATGTTTTGAACCAGATAAAATGGCAGAGTTTCAATTTTCCAACGGATGTAATGCTCCGGGGACAGAGACTAGAGGTAGCTACTCGGTTGAGTTCATTTCCCAGAAACTCAACTTCATACTACACTTTCGAAATCCTACACAACAAGATTGCTCTCTACCTGAATTCAGGTAAGTTGAAGTACTCTTACTGGGAATTTAAGCCTTCCAAGAACAGAAATATCACATTTGTTGAATTGGGTTCTAAAGGGTTAGAGTTATTCAatgataaacataaaaaaatcgCGCAGATTGCATCATGGAGAATTCAGCCCCTGAGGTTTTTAGCACTGGGAAATAAGACAGGGAATTTAGGACTCTATTTTTACTCACCTAACACCGAAAAGTTTGAAGCCTCATTTCAAGCCCTCAACTCCACCTGTGACCTTCCTCTAGCATGTAAACCTTATGGCATATGTACATTCTCCAATGCTTGTTCATGCATACGGCTTCTAACAAAGCAAAATGGCATGAGCTCTGATTGCAATGAGGGAACTCCAAGAAAGTTCTGTGGGGGAGCTCAGGTAGAGATGGTTGAATTGAATGGTGTCAGTAGTGTACTCAGAGATGCTCCCAGAAGGGTTAATGTTAGCAAGACAGCATGTGCAAATTTGTGCTTAGATGACTGTAAATGTGTTGCTGCATTACATTCCTCCGAAGACGGGGCAGAAAACTCCCAAGAATGCTTTCTTTACAGGCTGGTTGTAGGCATTAAACAGGTCGAAAGAGGGACGGGGTTGAGTTATATGGTTAAGGTTCCAAAAGGAATCCATGACAGTCATAGCAAACCTAGTGTGAAAAAATGGGTCTTAATTGTCGTGGGAGTGGTGGATGGTTTAATTATCGTACTGGTTCTGGGAGGGCTTGCCTActatttgattcaaaaaagaagaaagaacttATCAGGTACTGAAAATAATACTTGA